From a single Arachis hypogaea cultivar Tifrunner chromosome 3, arahy.Tifrunner.gnm2.J5K5, whole genome shotgun sequence genomic region:
- the LOC112790045 gene encoding UBP1-associated protein 2C, which yields MAMDPTKKRKLDENGFSAAPAAPTDGDNHLMLTPTDARKIMERFTPDQLLDILQDAAVRHADVLAAVRSVADPDVSQRKLFIRGLGWDTTTDGLRNLFSTYGDLEEAVVILDKATGKSKGYGFVTFRHVDGALLALREPSKRIDGRVTVTQLAAAGNSGATTNAADVALRKIYVANVPPDLPADKLLAHFSHYGEIEEGPLGFDKQTGKSKGFALFVYKTPEGAQAALMEPVKTVDGRQLNCKLAITDGKQGKRGGAAPGGADGVQGHGHGHGHGNAHGHGDGMGMAPASVPGTLSGQYGGPVGNLGSYGGFAGGLQGQPPMGSHPLNSSVGGLGSVGNQAPPAMGGAGGYGSGLGGHYGGYGVPGSVGFGGMGGGAAGGGAGLGGGGAGGAGAGGLGAALGGAASMYRLPGSGGMPGAGYPESGHYSLSASSGYQNQHHPPAGASPVPRVPPGSMYPNVPPYY from the coding sequence ATGGCCATGGATCCCACCAAGAAACGCAAGCTAGACGAGAACGGTTTTTCTGCCGCCCCCGCCGCACCAACCGATGGCGACAATCACCTCATGCTCACCCCTACGGACGCCCGCAAGATCATGGAGCGCTTCACCCCTGACCAACTCCTCGACATCCTCCAGGACGCCGCCGTCCGCCATGCGGACGTCCTGGCCGCCGTGCGCTCCGTCGCTGACCCCGATGTCTCCCAGCGTAAGCTCTTCATCCGCGGCCTAGGCTGGGACACCACCACCGACGGCCTCCGCAACCTATTCTCCACTTACGGCGACCTCGAGGAGGCGGTCGTTATCCTCGACAAAGCCACTGGCAAGTCCAAGGGCTATGGCTTCGTCACCTTCCGACACGTCGATGGTGCACTCCTCGCTCTGCGCGAGCCTAGCAAGCGAATCGATGGCCGTGTAACCGTCACGCAGCTTGCCGCAGCAGGCAATTCAGGCGCCACCACTAACGCTGCTGACGTGGCACTGCGAAAGATCTATGTCGCGAACGTGCCGCCGGACCTCCCCGCGGACAAGCTGCTGGCGCACTTCTCGCACTACGGGGAGATCGAGGAAGGGCCGCTGGGGTTCGACAAGCAGACCGGAAAATCAAAGGGTTTTGCGCTTTTCGTGTATAAGACTCCTGAGGGGGCTCAAGCTGCTTTGATGGAGCCCGTGAAGACGGTGGATGGGAGGCAGTTAAATTGCAAGCTGGCAATTACGGATGGGAAGCAAGGAAAGCGAGGCGGGGCGGCGCCAGGAGGGGCTGATGGCGTTCAGGGTCATGGTCATGGCCATGGTCACGGGAATGCTCATGGTCATGGGGATGGGATGGGGATGGCTCCGGCTTCTGTGCCAGGAACGCTTTCGGGTCAATATGGCGGCCCAGTTGGCAATTTGGGTTCTTATGGAGGGTTTGCTGGTGGGCTTCAGGGTCAGCCTCCCATGGGGAGTCATCCGTTGAATTCTTCAGTTGGTGGGCTGGGCTCTGTTGGAAATCAGGCTCCCCCAGCGATGGGCGGGGCTGGAGGGTATGGGTCTGGTCTTGGAGGCCATTATGGTGGTTATGGTGTGCCTGGATCTGTAGGCTTCGGTGGAATGGGAGGTGGGGCTGCAGGTGGTGGTGCTGGTTTAGGAGGAGGCGGCGCAGGTGGTGCTGGCGCTGGTGGACTTGGTGCTGCTTTGGGTGGCGCTGCTTCAATGTATAGATTGCCGGGTTCAGGCGGAATGCCAGGTGCTGGGTATCCTGAGAGTGGACATTACAGTTTATCAGCTTCGTCCGGTTACCAGAATCAGCATCACCCGCCTGCTGGAGCCTCTCCTGTTCCTAGGGTTCCTCCTGGTTCTATGTATCCAAATGTTCCCCCTTACTACTGA